In Kitasatospora gansuensis, a genomic segment contains:
- a CDS encoding PPOX class F420-dependent oxidoreductase, whose protein sequence is MAVQLSDQAKALFDAKSFVTVSTVQPDGSPQSSVVWIKRDGDDVLFSTVEGRRKHLNMVRDPRISLLVNPPDHPYRYLELRGEVTMTREGGRELIDELCRKYLGHDYRNDGPEDIRVVVRLSPRKAVGNA, encoded by the coding sequence ATGGCCGTCCAGCTCTCCGACCAGGCCAAGGCGCTGTTCGACGCCAAGTCCTTCGTCACCGTCTCGACCGTCCAGCCGGACGGCAGCCCGCAGTCCTCGGTGGTCTGGATCAAGCGGGACGGTGACGACGTGCTGTTCTCCACCGTCGAGGGCCGTCGCAAGCACCTCAACATGGTCCGGGACCCGCGGATCAGCCTGCTCGTCAACCCGCCGGACCACCCGTACCGCTACCTGGAACTGCGCGGCGAGGTGACCATGACCAGGGAGGGCGGCCGGGAGCTGATCGACGAGCTGTGCCGGAAGTACCTCGGCCACGACTACCGCAACGACGGCCCGGAGGACATCCGGGTGGTGGTCCGGCTGTCGCCCCGCAAGGCGGTCGGCAACGCCTGA